The genomic stretch GGAAATTGATATTAATTATTCGATATATGCCCAAGCATATTCAGTGGTACCATCGGCATGACGAACTACGCCTTTTACATTATCTTTTTGCATATATACTCGAGTATAATAGTAAATTGGTGCAATTGGCATTTCGTCCATAAGAATTTTCTCTGCTTTTAACATAGCATCCATGCGAACTTTTTGGTCCCCAGTAGATTTTGCTTGTTGAACTAATGCATCGTATTCTTTGTTGCCCCATCCTGTATTGTTATTTCCACCATTAGTTACAAAATAATCAATAAATGTCATGGGATCCATATAGTCCGCTAACCAACCCATACGAGAAATTTGGAAATCGCCAGCATTTAAGGTATTAAGATATACTTTCCATTCTTGGTTTTTCAATTCAACGTCAACACCAAGATTTTGTTTCCACATTGCTTGGATCGCCTCAGCAATTTTCTTATGGCCTTCACTTGTGTTATAAAGAAGTGTTACTTTTGGCAATGTTTTAAGCCCTAGTTCTTGCAAACCTTTTTGTAACAATGCTTTTGCATCAGCTGGTTTTTTCACAAAATCCCCGTTTTCTTTGCGGAAATCAGCTCCCATATCCGGAGAAGCATTTGGTGGAACTAAAGCATATGCTGGGATTTGGCCGCCTTTAGTTACATTATTAATCAACGCTTCACGGTCAATCGCTGCTGCAAATGCTTGACGAATATATTTATTGTTGAATGGCGGTTTTTTCACATTAAATTGATACCAATAATTACCTAATATTGGCTCAGCTTTTGCCTCACCTTTATCAATTAATTCTTTGGTTAATTCTGTAGGAGGTGCAGCAATATCGAATTGATTGTTTTGATATAATTGATACTCAGTGTTCTCATCGTTTATCATTGCCCAAGTAATCTTGTTAAGTTTAACTTTATCTTTATTCCAGTAGTCTGGGTTTTTCTCCAACACAACTTCTTTATCATGTTCCCATTTCGTTAATTTGAATGGGCCATTAGATACATAAGTAGAAGCTTCAGCCGCCCAGTTTTTGTTAGCCTCCACTACTTTTTTGTTAACAGGCATTAAAGTATAGAATGCTGTTAATTGCAAGAAATATGGTGTTGGGGCTTTTAATTCCACTTCCAAAGTATAATCATCAGTTGCTTTAACCCCTACATCCTCCGCTTTTGCTTTACCTGCATTATACTCTTCGGCATTTTTTATATAGAATAATTGATACGCATA from Tepidibacillus fermentans encodes the following:
- a CDS encoding peptide ABC transporter substrate-binding protein; this translates as MKKANKWLALMIAIIMVASVGLVGCGGGSSTGEKAQPAKEQVLKLNARTEPPSLDPATATDSTSGDILREVMEGLVRLNEKSQVEKGSGVAEDWTISEDGLKYTFKLKKGLKWTNGDPVTAHDFEYAWKRVLDPKTAADYAYQLFYIKNAEEYNAGKAKAEDVGVKATDDYTLEVELKAPTPYFLQLTAFYTLMPVNKKVVEANKNWAAEASTYVSNGPFKLTKWEHDKEVVLEKNPDYWNKDKVKLNKITWAMINDENTEYQLYQNNQFDIAAPPTELTKELIDKGEAKAEPILGNYWYQFNVKKPPFNNKYIRQAFAAAIDREALINNVTKGGQIPAYALVPPNASPDMGADFRKENGDFVKKPADAKALLQKGLQELGLKTLPKVTLLYNTSEGHKKIAEAIQAMWKQNLGVDVELKNQEWKVYLNTLNAGDFQISRMGWLADYMDPMTFIDYFVTNGGNNNTGWGNKEYDALVQQAKSTGDQKVRMDAMLKAEKILMDEMPIAPIYYYTRVYMQKDNVKGVVRHADGTTEYAWAYIE